The following proteins are encoded in a genomic region of Thermodesulfobacteriota bacterium:
- the recN gene encoding DNA repair protein RecN — protein sequence MLQELKIENLALIERLEIAFGPGLAVFTGETGAGKSIVLAAVHLLSGGKAPPTWIRTGASQATVEALFDDVAANQALAELLASQDLEAGGVVVVRRVIGEGGRSRFYVNGHLVPARLAGEVLAELVSLAGQHEQQRLLDPGRHLDLLDTAADLGPTRRAFAADFDRWRALAAEVTQLRQALGQRDQRRDFLAFQIAEIEAARLTPDEEERLLARRQVLKSADTLTRLGREAHELLREGVWDQLSSVRQRLEQMAQLDPATASILAEVAAAFYTLGDQAGRLEAYLETVQADPAELEATSSRLDLLARLKRKYGASVAAILDLHQALTQELAALESVDDRLGQLGAEEARLAAALRAAAAGLSAARHAAAERIARAVQAELQALGLGQACFAVRFRDQPETAAALTRDGWDRPELLFSANPGEPAKPLAAIASGGELSRLLLAIKSILAQKDQVGCVIFDEVDAGIGGQAADAVARKIRDLARHHQVLCITHLPQIASCADTHFLVDKQVRDGRTHTRVLQLDRPARVGELARMLDGTSGRPETVAFAEALLTASQKGA from the coding sequence ATGCTCCAGGAGCTCAAGATCGAAAATCTGGCCCTGATCGAACGGCTGGAGATCGCCTTCGGCCCCGGCCTGGCCGTCTTCACCGGCGAGACCGGCGCCGGCAAGTCCATCGTGCTGGCCGCCGTCCATCTGCTCTCCGGCGGCAAGGCCCCGCCCACCTGGATCCGCACCGGAGCCAGCCAGGCCACCGTGGAGGCCCTGTTCGACGACGTCGCCGCCAACCAGGCCCTGGCCGAGCTTCTGGCCAGCCAGGACCTGGAGGCCGGCGGCGTGGTGGTGGTCCGCCGGGTTATCGGCGAGGGTGGCCGCAGCCGCTTCTATGTCAACGGCCACCTGGTGCCGGCCCGGCTGGCCGGCGAGGTCCTGGCCGAGCTGGTGAGCCTGGCCGGCCAGCACGAGCAGCAGCGGCTCCTGGACCCCGGCCGCCATCTGGACCTCCTGGATACGGCGGCCGACCTCGGTCCGACCCGGCGGGCCTTTGCCGCCGACTTCGACCGCTGGCGGGCGCTGGCCGCCGAGGTGACCCAGCTGCGCCAGGCTTTGGGCCAGCGGGATCAACGCCGGGATTTCCTGGCCTTCCAGATCGCCGAGATCGAGGCCGCCAGGCTGACCCCGGACGAGGAGGAGCGCCTCCTTGCCCGGCGGCAGGTCTTGAAGTCCGCCGACACCCTCACCCGTCTGGGCCGGGAGGCCCACGAGCTGCTGCGGGAGGGGGTGTGGGACCAGCTGTCCTCCGTCCGCCAGCGGCTGGAGCAGATGGCCCAGCTGGACCCGGCCACCGCCTCCATCCTGGCCGAGGTGGCCGCCGCCTTCTATACCCTGGGGGATCAGGCCGGCCGTCTGGAGGCCTATCTGGAGACCGTCCAGGCCGACCCGGCGGAGCTGGAGGCCACCAGCAGCCGGCTCGACCTCCTGGCCCGCCTGAAGCGCAAATACGGCGCCAGCGTGGCCGCTATTCTGGACCTCCATCAGGCGTTGACCCAGGAGCTGGCCGCCCTGGAGTCGGTGGACGACCGGCTGGGGCAGCTGGGCGCCGAGGAGGCCCGACTGGCGGCGGCGCTGCGGGCGGCAGCGGCTGGCCTGTCTGCCGCCCGCCATGCCGCCGCCGAGCGGATCGCCCGGGCGGTGCAGGCGGAGCTGCAGGCCCTGGGGCTGGGCCAGGCCTGCTTTGCGGTCCGCTTCCGGGACCAGCCGGAAACAGCAGCGGCCCTGACCCGGGACGGCTGGGATCGGCCGGAGCTGCTGTTCTCCGCCAACCCGGGCGAGCCCGCCAAGCCCTTGGCCGCCATCGCCTCGGGAGGCGAGCTGTCCCGGCTGCTGCTCGCCATCAAGAGCATCCTCGCCCAGAAGGACCAGGTGGGATGCGTGATCTTCGACGAGGTGGATGCCGGCATCGGCGGCCAGGCCGCGGATGCGGTGGCCCGGAAGATCCGGGACCTGGCCCGCCACCATCAGGTGCTGTGCATCACCCACCTGCCCCAGATCGCCTCCTGTGCCGACACCCATTTTCTGGTGGACAAGCAGGTCCGGGATGGCCGCACCCACACCCGGGTGCTCCAGCTCGACCGGCCGGCCCGGGTGGGCGAGCTGGCCCGGATGCTGGACGGCACCAGCGGCCGGCCGGAAACCGTGGCCTTCGCCGAGGCCCTCCTGACCGCCAGCCAGAAGGGGGCATAG
- a CDS encoding thiamine biosynthesis protein, translating to MPAACHLVALFSGGLDSILACRLLQEQGAIVQAVRFATPFFGDDLLADPEGYAAQVRRQFGIEVLVRDVTAPYLEMLARPAHGYGRHFNPCLDCKILLVTQARHLMEELGADGIITGEVIGQRPMSQRRDTLRVVERDSGCTGLLLRPLCAKHLPPTTLEERGLVDRQRLLDLAGRGRSGQIRLAARFGIEGYPSPAGGCLLTDPNLAARIRALYAETGVPAAADLRLALVGRQLRLPGGGWLALGRNQEENERLAALAEPSDLVLTTPDWPGPTAILRRGDTEDLARAAGILVRFSRKRGRPDGPLPVAITGASARHLTASPLPNEVFQDWQR from the coding sequence ATGCCCGCGGCCTGCCACCTCGTCGCCCTTTTTTCCGGTGGCCTGGACAGCATTCTGGCCTGCCGCCTCCTCCAGGAGCAAGGGGCGATCGTCCAGGCGGTGCGCTTCGCCACCCCGTTCTTCGGCGACGACCTCCTGGCCGACCCGGAGGGCTACGCGGCCCAGGTCCGGCGCCAGTTCGGCATCGAGGTCCTGGTGCGGGACGTCACGGCGCCCTATCTTGAGATGCTGGCCCGTCCTGCCCATGGCTACGGCCGCCACTTCAACCCCTGCCTGGACTGCAAGATCCTGCTCGTCACCCAGGCCCGGCACCTCATGGAGGAGCTGGGGGCGGACGGCATCATCACCGGCGAGGTGATCGGCCAACGGCCCATGTCCCAGCGCCGGGACACCTTGCGGGTCGTGGAGCGGGATTCCGGCTGCACCGGCCTGCTCCTGCGGCCCCTGTGCGCCAAGCATCTGCCGCCCACCACCCTGGAGGAGCGGGGCCTGGTGGACCGGCAGCGGCTCCTGGACCTGGCCGGCCGCGGCCGCAGCGGCCAGATCCGGCTGGCGGCCCGTTTCGGCATCGAAGGCTACCCGTCGCCGGCCGGCGGCTGCCTCCTCACCGACCCCAACCTGGCGGCCCGCATCCGGGCTCTCTACGCCGAGACCGGCGTGCCGGCGGCCGCCGACCTGCGCCTGGCCCTGGTGGGCCGCCAGCTCCGGCTGCCGGGCGGCGGCTGGCTGGCCCTGGGCCGCAACCAGGAGGAGAACGAGCGGCTGGCCGCCCTGGCCGAGCCGTCCGACCTGGTCCTGACCACCCCGGACTGGCCAGGACCAACGGCGATCCTGCGCCGGGGCGATACGGAGGACCTGGCCCGGGCCGCCGGCATCCTGGTCCGCTTCAGCCGCAAGCGGGGTCGACCGGACGGCCCGCTGCCGGTGGCGATAACCGGCGCCAGCGCCCGCCACCTCACCGCCTCACCCCTGCCGAACGAGGTTTTCCAGGATTGGCAGCGGTAG
- a CDS encoding sigma-54 dependent transcriptional regulator, producing MPARHSTPRSVLVVDDDRAHRIMLRTLLSDWGWQVAEADDGDTAVAALAGRSFAVVLMDVRMARLDGMSALRQMHRHHPTLPVILMTAYSSVDAAVEAMKIGAHDYLTKPLDFGRLRATLEETGGPAPSGAALAGPGRGPADFGLVGASAAMHELAELLAVVAPSEATVLVTGESGTGKELVAHALHRHSLRKDGPLVTVNCAALAETLLESELFGHEKGAFTGADRRREGKFVQAHGGTLFLDEVGETSPFMQAKLLRALQEHEVQRVGGQETIRVDVRVVAATNRVLEEEVRQGRFREDLYYRLNVVTIPVPPLRARPDDIPPLAEHFVARFAARNRRKVRGIDPGAMDCLVRYGWPGNIRELENAMERAVILLRGEVLDVDSLPLAVRKAGTAAPLPAAATSSPPTSLEEAERQVILRTLAESGGNKSETARRLHITRRTLHAKLRKYGPGEPGADPGQGQG from the coding sequence ATGCCCGCCCGCCATTCCACACCCCGCTCGGTCCTGGTGGTGGACGACGACCGGGCGCACCGGATCATGCTGCGCACCCTGCTGTCCGACTGGGGCTGGCAGGTGGCGGAGGCCGACGACGGCGACACGGCCGTCGCCGCCCTGGCCGGCCGCAGCTTTGCGGTGGTGCTCATGGACGTGCGCATGGCCCGCCTGGACGGCATGAGCGCACTCCGCCAGATGCATCGCCACCATCCCACCCTGCCGGTGATCCTCATGACCGCCTATTCGTCGGTGGATGCCGCGGTGGAGGCCATGAAGATCGGCGCCCACGACTACCTGACCAAACCCCTGGATTTCGGCCGCCTGCGCGCCACCCTGGAGGAGACCGGCGGACCGGCGCCCTCGGGCGCGGCTTTGGCCGGACCGGGCAGGGGTCCGGCGGATTTCGGCCTGGTGGGCGCCTCGGCGGCCATGCACGAGCTGGCCGAGCTCTTGGCGGTGGTGGCGCCCAGCGAGGCGACGGTGCTGGTGACCGGCGAGAGCGGCACCGGCAAGGAGCTGGTGGCCCATGCCCTCCATCGCCACAGCCTGCGCAAGGATGGCCCGCTGGTTACGGTCAACTGCGCGGCCCTGGCCGAGACCCTGCTCGAATCCGAGCTCTTTGGCCACGAGAAGGGGGCGTTCACCGGTGCCGACCGCCGGCGGGAGGGCAAGTTCGTTCAGGCCCATGGCGGCACCCTGTTTCTGGACGAGGTGGGGGAGACGAGCCCGTTCATGCAGGCCAAGCTCCTGCGGGCCCTGCAGGAGCACGAGGTGCAGCGGGTGGGCGGCCAGGAGACCATCCGGGTCGACGTCCGGGTGGTGGCGGCCACCAACCGGGTCCTGGAAGAGGAGGTGCGGCAGGGGCGATTCCGGGAGGATCTCTATTACCGGCTGAATGTGGTGACCATTCCCGTGCCGCCCTTGCGGGCGCGACCCGACGACATCCCGCCCCTGGCCGAGCATTTCGTGGCGCGCTTTGCGGCCCGCAACCGCCGCAAGGTGCGGGGGATCGACCCCGGGGCCATGGACTGCCTGGTGCGCTACGGGTGGCCGGGCAATATCCGGGAGCTGGAGAACGCCATGGAGCGGGCGGTGATCCTCTTGCGGGGCGAGGTCCTCGATGTGGACAGCCTGCCGTTGGCGGTGCGCAAGGCCGGGACCGCGGCGCCGCTGCCGGCGGCCGCCACCTCCTCTCCCCCCACCTCCCTGGAAGAGGCCGAGCGGCAGGTCATCCTCCGCACCCTGGCAGAGAGCGGCGGCAACAAGAGCGAGACCGCCCGCCGGCTGCACATCACCCGCCGGACGCTCCACGCCAAGCTCAGGAAGTACGGCCCCGGTGAGCCCGGCGCCGATCCGGGGCAGGGGCAGGGGTAG
- a CDS encoding VacJ family lipoprotein, with the protein MRLSHCCLGLALFCLLGLAGIPSGLAATEAEPEAGADLDEETTAVEADPLAGWNRAMYTFNDRLYFWVLKPVAQGYGAVLPEGIRVSIRDFFRHLATPIRFLNCCLQGKVNEAGREVGRLMLNTTFGLAGFIDFAGRYEDLPASDEDFGQTLGAWGVGEGVFITWPVLGPCTLRDTFGLAGDALAYPPTYVSPALASVGIRTGEKVNDTSLTIGDYEALKDAALEPYTAVRDAYLQHRRDRVAQ; encoded by the coding sequence ATGCGCCTGTCCCACTGCTGCCTTGGCCTTGCCCTGTTCTGTCTGCTCGGCCTTGCCGGGATCCCCTCCGGCCTGGCCGCCACCGAGGCCGAGCCGGAGGCCGGCGCTGATCTGGACGAGGAGACCACCGCGGTCGAGGCTGACCCCCTGGCGGGCTGGAACCGGGCCATGTACACCTTCAACGACCGCCTGTACTTCTGGGTCCTCAAGCCCGTGGCCCAGGGCTACGGCGCTGTGCTGCCGGAAGGCATCCGGGTGAGCATCCGGGACTTCTTCCGCCATCTGGCCACGCCCATCCGCTTCCTCAACTGCTGTCTGCAGGGCAAGGTGAACGAGGCGGGCCGCGAGGTGGGCCGTCTTATGCTCAACACCACCTTCGGCCTCGCCGGCTTCATCGACTTTGCCGGCCGCTATGAAGACCTGCCGGCCAGCGACGAGGACTTCGGTCAGACCCTGGGGGCCTGGGGGGTCGGGGAGGGCGTCTTCATCACCTGGCCGGTCCTGGGCCCTTGCACCCTGCGGGACACTTTCGGCCTGGCCGGGGACGCCCTTGCCTACCCGCCGACCTACGTGTCCCCAGCCCTGGCCTCGGTTGGCATCCGCACCGGCGAGAAGGTCAACGACACCTCCCTCACCATCGGCGACTACGAGGCGTTGAAAGACGCCGCCCTGGAGCCGTACACCGCTGTCCGTGACGCTTACCTCCAGCACCGCCGGGACCGGGTGGCCCAGTGA
- the dusB gene encoding tRNA dihydrouridine synthase DusB, producing the protein MPLPPGLAIGPVRLASPLMLAPLAGYSDLPFRRLCREHGAGLVVSEMISCHGLVRGQRNTMRLLATHPDERPVAFQLFGSDPAVMGAAAAVLSDQPIDLIDINMGCPVRKVVRKGAGAALLKDPALAARIVTAVRVQARWPVTVKIRTGWQKGDEVVALARRLADAGAQAVTVHGRTWAQGFGGQADWQAIARVKAALAVPVIGNGDVRTPEDARRMLEETGCDGVMIGRAALGNPWLFGWQPLPAGLGLRLAVLARHLDLMAIHGEGSGVLHQARSHAGRYLTGLRDASRLRQEIQAAPSLESLRQLLDRWLDLPEDSWAFPRAGRSG; encoded by the coding sequence ATGCCTTTGCCCCCTGGGCTTGCCATCGGTCCGGTCCGCCTGGCATCGCCCCTGATGCTGGCGCCGCTCGCCGGCTACAGCGACCTGCCTTTCCGCCGCCTGTGCCGCGAGCACGGCGCCGGCCTCGTGGTCTCGGAGATGATCTCCTGCCACGGCCTGGTGCGGGGCCAGCGCAACACCATGCGCCTCCTGGCCACCCACCCGGATGAGCGGCCGGTAGCCTTCCAGCTCTTCGGCAGCGACCCGGCGGTCATGGGTGCCGCGGCGGCTGTCCTGAGCGACCAGCCCATCGATCTCATTGACATCAACATGGGCTGCCCGGTGCGCAAGGTGGTGCGCAAGGGCGCCGGTGCGGCCCTGCTCAAGGATCCGGCCCTGGCGGCCCGCATCGTCACCGCGGTGAGGGTCCAGGCCCGGTGGCCGGTGACGGTGAAGATCCGCACCGGCTGGCAGAAGGGGGACGAGGTGGTGGCCCTGGCCCGCCGCCTGGCGGATGCCGGCGCCCAGGCAGTGACCGTGCATGGCCGCACCTGGGCCCAGGGCTTCGGCGGCCAGGCGGACTGGCAGGCCATCGCCCGGGTGAAGGCCGCGCTGGCCGTGCCGGTGATCGGCAACGGCGACGTGCGCACCCCGGAAGACGCCCGCCGTATGCTCGAAGAGACCGGCTGCGACGGGGTGATGATCGGCCGCGCCGCCCTGGGCAACCCGTGGCTGTTCGGCTGGCAGCCGCTGCCCGCCGGTCTCGGTCTGCGGCTGGCGGTGCTGGCCCGGCATCTGGATCTCATGGCCATCCACGGGGAGGGTAGCGGCGTCCTGCACCAGGCCCGCAGCCACGCCGGCCGCTATCTGACCGGCCTCAGGGACGCCAGCCGGCTGCGCCAGGAAATCCAGGCGGCCCCCAGCCTGGAGAGCCTCCGCCAGCTCCTCGACCGCTGGCTTGACCTGCCGGAAGACTCTTGGGCCTTTCCAAGGGCCGGCCGGTCAGGGTAA